The window CAGGGCTGGCCAGGCGTGAGAGGCTGCCcctggagctcaggggctctgcccagggtggggagggggagagggcctctgtgctgctgcaggagtgccCTGAGCACTGCTGAAAGGTGCTGGGGGAGCGAGGCTGTGGGCTGGTGatggagggcagagctgctggcaggtctCCGCCAGTGGAGCTGCCCCCGGACAGGCCAATCTCCCGGGCAGAGCCGGGCCACCCCCACGCGTTCAGCtctggggcagaggaagggactGCAGCTTGCCTTGGGAAGTCAGAGCAGCCTTCAGGGAGGTGCCTGGGCATGGACTAGGATACCTCTCTCATCCCTAACATCCCACTGAGAATCCCTCCCTCCCACTTTACTGATCGCTTTTCAAGGCCAGCGCTCCTGTTACAGTTGCCTTTATCAGGCCTCTCTGGATCTCCTCGGAGTAGATGAGGTTTGCTTGGCGAGGTCCCGTGACACAGACACGCTGGCCAGTGCTAATGGCTCTtgtcagctcctgccagctctcccGGCCCAGAGGGTAGCAGTGGTGCCTGACCACCAGCCTGCACTGCTGGACCCTCTCCGGGCTGCCGAGTGCCGTGCATGGCTATGGGGAGCTGGTAGTGCACTGTGCACAGCATCTGGCTGTCTCGGGGTGTCCCTGGGGGCACGGGTTTTGGCATCCCTATGGCTGAGAGCTGCTCCTTTGTCTGCCCATGACCTTGCTTGGCGGCGGGTGGCCAGAGCGTGGCCTTGGCGTGGAGAACACACggctccttttccttcctttgcccTCGGCCTTGGCTAATAAAAGGCACTATCCCTGCGTGACAGTGAGGTCTCTGTGGAGCCCGGCCCTGGTGCACAGCCgtgctccctgcagggctccggGGCTGCTGGCTCAGCACCCAGCCCGGCCAGTCCAGAGGATCCCACACAGCACCGACCAGCACAGGGTGAGTGGGGCATGGCAGTGCCCACAGTGCCAGCGCTGGGCACCAACAGGATCCATCCGGCACGGGTACCGGGGCAGTGCAGTGcaaggcttctgctgctgctgctagaGAGGTGCCCTGGAGAGGCACAGACGGGCCCGTGCCGTGCGGGGCGAGTCCCAGCCGGGCTGCCTGTCTCAGCAGCCCCACGTGCTGCACAGCCgggcacagcagccctgtgGGAATGCTGTGCCTTCTCCCGGCCAGCCTAGGCACAGGACACTGCTGTGTCTGTCGCACGTGGGCCACCGCCAGCCTGTACCTTCCTCTGCCTCACCTTGGCTAAAGCTCGGCGCGGGCAGGTCCCTCCCCTCGCCTGGCACGGCTGCCGGAGGAGGAGACAGGCACCGGCCGCCCTCCTCCAGGAACAGCGGCTGAGCCCAGCCCGAGCCCAGCCCGAGCCCAGCGGGCCTCCACTCCgcagcccacccgggccaccagCCTGCCCGGCACCCCAGGCTCCCACGGGCACAGGTAGGAGCCGGTGCGCCGTGGGCAGATCTGGGCACGGCACAGCTCGGGGGCATGGCACAGCCCTTGGCACACGGCACAGCCCCATGGCACGGGCTGGGTGCTGGCAACGGGCATGAGGCAGCACACCAGGAAGGAGCTGTGGGGTCCCTTGGCAGTGACAGGCTGGGTacccccacccctgccatgcgCTTCCTGTGGCTGACGTGTGCCGGACTTTGCCCAGGGAGCTGTAGCGGTGGGGAGGGACAGGTACCTTGGGAGGGACGTTCCCATCCGGCAGCATCGTCGCCGTGCCCGGCTGAGTTCCTGGTGGAGCAGATGCCCTGCACGGCTCCACCCTACAGCCTAGCCGTGCAGGTGCCTTCGCTAtgggccatccccacctgggacAAAGAATGATGCAGTGACCCCTGTGAATCTGCACCCGGCGGTTCCCGGAGCACCAGGCGCCCATCCCGCCTCGCTGCCGGCGGCAGGCACGTTCCTGCCGCGCCGTGCCGGGAGCCCGGGGAACGCGGTGCCTCCGGCTCGCCAGCCCACGAGGCGCCCTTTTGTTGGCCGGCGGGGCCCACCGTGCCGCCCGGGGGCCGGGGCGTGCCCGGGCTGCCGACGCCTGGCCGGGCTGGCCtccgcgggcgggcgggcggcgggggcctCCAGGCAGAAGGAATCGGCAGTGACATTCCCGTAGCCTGGAGACCGCCGTCCCTTTCAGCGGGCAGCCCATTTGAATAAGAATCGTACCCGGGGAAGGGGGGCCACCAGCCGCCATCCCATCGCTGCCCTTGCCCTAGCTCATTTCTGCGcgcccagcccagggccagcgGGTCCCACGCCGCCCTCGCCCCTGGCCTTGGGCCCGCCGGACGCCGCAGGACGCCAGGTACAGGGGGTTCGCGGGGCTCGGGGACCCTCGTGCCAGCACGTGGCTCTGCACCACCTTGCCCATCGGCCCGGCATGGCTTCGAGCGGGGCGGGTGCCAGAACGGATCGCGgctccccccgccgccccgAGCCCCCTTGCCCTGGGCTGGCTCCGTGCGGGGGACAGGAAAGATGTGTTTGGGCAGAGCCGGGACCAGGCTTTGATCCAGCACTTGTGAGGCTGGGAGCGGGAAGTACCGGGAGAGAAGGAAACACAAAAGACAGCTCCAACCTAAATTTAACAGTGGGACCCTGGCCAGAGCCAGGGATGCCCTTGCCCAGCCGGCTCCGGAGTTCCTGGCTCCCCTCCCAAGCTGGCCCTGGCCCGGTGCTGGTACCCCCCAGGGACACTAGTGACTCTCAAAAGGATAGATCCATTCAGAGCCAGGCAGGATGGGGCATGCCACAGTTTGTGCCAGCTCTGGTGGGGCATAGCATGGCTGTGTGCCTGGATGTGTGTGTGACAgtcccccagggctgctcaggtgGACACTGCATGTCGTTCCGGAGGACTTTCAGACCCATATGCTTAAATGACCCTGATTCCTCGTGTTGTCCCTGGAAAGCACCATCATGCCAGTGTGGGGGGGTGGATCCTGGACTGCACAGTCGTGCTAGAGGCAGGAGAGGACAGGCACAAGCTGCCCTGCACCCCATGCCATACCCTGCGCCCTATCGCAGTGCCATCTCCGTGTTCCACCAGGCAGATCCCGTGGTTGCCCATGGACCTCTTGGTGCTTGCTTTCCTCCTGGGTAAGCATTGGCcttgggggcaccctgcatacccacagtgctgggagctgtggtggTTCAGGGACCCCAGTGTGggtggagggtgctgggcagcagAGATGGCGGCAGTGACGATGCtccctgcctggcagtgcccataGCCTGACTGCCACAAAGCCCAGCGGGGAATCCAGGCTGCACTAAGCCCTGCCGGGATTAGCGAGCGCCTGACCTGGCTCCTGACTCCCCGCGGCACTTCTCGGCACCCTGGGGCTGCCCGGGCCCCCAGGAGCAcgggcagcccagccccccgctcaccctgctccctgcccctggTCACgaggctgcggcgctgctgccagcacctttCCGGATCATGGAGCTTCATGCTGCATCAGTGGGTCGGGATGCAGGgatgggacgggatgggatggttGGGGGTGGGGTGGGTGCACGGGGAAGCAGGGggtgcccaggtgccccagcgcagcccccagcctgtgccctcATGCTCTCTGCAGTTGGGGGACTGGTGGCAGGGGACTGGCAGGAACCTGACCTGAGCCACGGCTGTGCCCGTGGCAGCTGCTACCCAGCCACTGGGAACCTGCTGGTGGGGCGAGCCACCCgcctgagtgccacctccaccTGTGGGCTGGACGGGCCCCAGGAGTACTGCATCGTCAGCCACCTCCAGGtgagcccacccagccccacagcagctccagcacagaccCACACAGCCAGGCACTGGTGCAGCTTCCAGTCACCCGTCCCTGATGGTGCCACTCCCTGGCACAGGACTCAGAGAAATGTTTCACCTGTGACTCACGTGACCCGTCCCTGCCTGAGAGCCACCGCATCGAGAATGTCATTTACCTGAGCAGCCCCCATGACAAACGGACCTGGTGGCAGTCGGAGAATGGTGAGGTCAGGGTGGCAGTGGGGTTGCCCCATATGCATGTGCTGTGGGGCTGCATGGCCATGGGGGtcttccccagcctcagccatctctgtctctctctgtctcccagGTGTGGAGCATGTCAGCATCCGCCTGGACCTGGAGGGCGAGTTCCACTTCACCCACCTGATCATGAAGTTTAAAGTGGGTGCCGGCACATGGAtgcctgggatgggatggaatgggatgggacaggatggATCTGGAGGGGCTGTGGGTCTGGCCCCCATCCCGTCTGGGTGTCCTGCAGACCTTCCGCCCCGCGGCCATGCTGGTGGAGCGCTCAGCCGACTTTGGGCGCACCTGGAAAGTGTACCGCTACTTCGCCTACAACTGCTCCAAGCTCTTCCCGGGAATCCCCAGCCACGCCCTGGGGCTTGTGGATGAGGTGCTGTGTGACCAGCGCTACTCTGAGATCGAGCCGTCCAGCCATGGGGAGGTGCGTGGGGATGGGGTGGtgcagagcagggccaggggtcGGGCTGGAATGGGATcaccccttccttccttctcacaGGTCATCTTCAAGGTGCTGGACCCCTCCATCCCCGTAGCAGATCCCTACAGCCCAGCCATACAGGGTGTGTTGCCGGGGGTGTGGgggatgcagggctggctggcatCGGGCAGCTGCTAACAGTGACACACCGCCAGACCTGCTTCGTGTCACCAACCTGCGGGTGAACCTCACCAAGCTGCACACGCTGGGGGACAACCTGCTGGACTCACGGCGGGAGGTGCTGCACAAGTACTACTACGCTGTGGATGAGCTGGTGCTGCGCGGGAGCTGCTTCTGCCACGGCCACGCTGCCCACTGTGCCCCAGCACCGGGTGCCCCGACACCCTCTGTCCCCGGCATGGTGAGGCACACGCGCCCACCAGCACGGCACGGTGCCCGTGGGACCTGGCAGCCCCACTGAGCTGGGTGCTCCCCCCAGATCCACGGGCGCTGTGTCTGCGAGCACCACACGCAGGGGCTGAACTGCGAGCGCTGCGAGGATTTCTACCACGACCTGCCCTGGCGCCCGGCCGAGGGCTCCAGCACCAACGCCTGTCGCCgtgagtgccagggctgccaggctgtgctgtgccaggggttttggggtgccagggctgtactttggggaggtttgggatTGTGGTGGTGCATGTCAGAGCAAGGAGAGCCCAGGCAGGGGAGGTTTGGCACTCGGGGTGCTGCCTGGCAGGTGTGGGCTGTGGTGCCACATGCCATGCCacggtgctgtccctgcaggctgtgacTGCAACGAGCACTCACGGCGGTGCCACTTTGACATGGCCGTGTTCCTGGCCACGGGGAACAccagtggggctgtgtgtgaTGACTGCCAGCACAACACCATGGGCCGTCGCTGTCACCTCTGCAAGCCCTTCTACTACCGGCACCCTCGCTCCGACATCCGGTCCCCCACTGCCTGTGCCCGTGAGTGTCCTgggaccccagccccacagcttgTCCCAGCCCTATGGCTCCcgctgctgccccagcctcacggctcctggtgccagcagccagagctAGTGATGATCCTCTCTCCTGGCAGCGTGTGACTGTGACCCAGCAGGCTCGCTGGACGGAGGTGCCTGCGATGGGCACACGGACGTGGCACTGGGCATGATTGCGGGGCAGTGCCGCTGCAAGGAGAACGTGGCCGGTCCCCGCTGCGACCGCTGCCGCCACGGCGCCTATGGCCTCAGCCATGACGACCCACAGGGCTGTCAGCGTGAGCTGGGAGCCAGGGATGGAGTGGGAgaagggatggggatggggggtGATGGAGGGGTAGGGATGAAGGGATGAAATTGgaggaatggggatgggatggatgaggatggagggatggaggtgGAGGTATGGTGATGGAGGGATGAGGATGGAAAGATCTGGGACAGAGGGACGGAGATGGAAGGATGTAGGATGGAGGGATATGGCATAGTTCTATGAGAATGGATGGAGACATGGTGAtggagggatggggatggaagGGATGAAGATGGATGGATTTAGGATGGGGAAGGAGGGCCAAGAGGCACGTGGGCTGTAGTCCCACTGGCACCCCCTCACATGTGCGTGTGTGGGGGCAGCATGCAGGTGTGACCCACGGGGTACGGTGGCAGGCAGCTCCCCGTGTGACCCCATCAGTGGGGACTGCTACTGCAAACGCTTCGTGGCTGGGCGCTCCTGCAGCCAGTGTGTGGTGAGTGCCCCAGCCCATGGGACTgactgtccccatccccatggcAACCCCCAGGGCTGGGTTGCCCCCACACCTGCCCTACATGtcccctcctcactgcagccCGAGTTCTGGGGTCTGAGCTACGACCTGGGGGGCTGCCGGCCCTGCGCCTGCGACTTCGGGGGAGCCTACAACAACCGGTGGGGCCAGCACAGCACCCGGAGGGGCAGGGGTGGGGCGAgagtggggacagggctgggagtcACACatgggggagggagggatggggacaaggctggGGAGATATGGGGGCTGGGTtggaaggagaaagagaggGATCTCTGTCCTCAGAGAtggagggatggggacagagatgGAAGTAGGGATGGATGaagacacagacagacagaaggACAGATGAAAGGACATGATGGTCACCCCCCAGGTGCTCCATGGAGGATGGGGCATGTCCCTGCCGTCCCCACATCATGGGGCGGCAGTGTGACCAGGTGCAACCCGGCTTCTTCTGTGCCCCCCTCGACTACTACACCTATGAGGCCGAGCAGGCCACTGGCCATGGCCACAGCCACCCTCAGCTCCCGGTGAGTCTCCCTGGGGGTCACCGTGCTTGTGCATGGCTGTGACTGTGCACCATGCTCCATGCATAGCTGCCGCTGTGCTCTATGCATGGCTGTCACCCTGTCCTGCCTGTGGCTGTTACCATGCCCTGTGCATGGCTATCCTTGCGCACGGCTGTCCCTGTGCATGGCCACCGTCCCCtgaccccatccctgcagggtgCCATTCGGGCGGAGGTGCCCCAGGACTGCCTGGAGTATGACAccagggagctggcagggaggaagggaCGCTCACGGCGTCAGCGCAGCCCCCCCCgtgctccccagccccccgtcccCCCGCGCCGCAGCCGCCAGCAGCCCCCCAAGGTGAGCTGGTAGGAGAGGGCACAGtgaggcactgcagggcagaagTGGCCGGGGGTAGAGCCAGGGCCAAACTGTGCcggtgccctgcccagctggatgTGGAGGAGGTGGTGCGGGACAGCGCCGGGCGCATGGTGACGTGGACAGGCCTGGGGTTCGCCCGCGTGCGGGACGGGGCTGGCCTGACCTTCCGCGTGGACAACGTGCCCTACGCCATGGACTACGAGCTGCTGCTGCGCTATGAGCCCGAGGTGAGCACGGCCACAGCCACGGCCACGGCGtgtggggcacagcagagccctgacacTGCCCTGCCTGTCGCCGCAGTCAGCCGAGGACTGGGAGGCCGTGGTCAGCGTCAGCTCCCGGGTGCTGCCCACCAGCTCTCGCTGTGGGAACCTGCTGCCCTCCGAGCAGATGTACCGCCAGagcctgccccacagccagaGGTGCGTGGGATGGGCTGcggtgggctggggatgggaacaAGGGAGGTGGTTgggtcctgctgctgtccttttGCCGTCTCCATGGCCCTGCCGTGCCCATGCAACAGCTGACTCTGTTCAGGTACGTGCTGCTGTCCCGGCCCTTCTGCTTCGAGCCCAGCACCCCTTATGAGGTGACCATGCGGCTTCAGCGGGCCGGTGTCACCCAGCGCCACCCTGGTGCCTTCATCCTCATTGACTCGGTGAGAGGGGTCCCACTGCACCTTGTgcctgaggctgggcaggggtggacaGGGAACCAGAGGCTGGAGTGGGAAGTGACCCTCCTCTGGGGATGTATGTGGGGTCAGGATGGGATGAGATGGGGATGAgatgaggatggggatgggaatggggaagtaGATGTTGAAGGGGATATCAGTGAGACTGGGGATTTAGGTAGAGTTGGGGCTGGCATAGGGATGTCAGCGTGGAAGGGGATTAAGGAAGCTTCTGGGGATGGCAATTTATATGGGAATATCAGTGGGGTTGGGGATGTcagtggagctggggctgttgatggagctggggcagttggccccagcagcactgggactgTCCTGGAGCACATGGATCCAGCCTAGTGGAAGGTCCCACAGTGGAGGCTGGCAATGCCCCCCCTGCCCCAtctcctcttcccttcccccagctggtgctgctgccacgggtgtcagagctgccagggttccacggggcagaggcagcagcgcgccaggaggagctggagcggTACCAGTGCCTGGAGGTGTTTCGCATGGCCCCCCCTCACCCCCTGGCCGAGGCCTGTGCCCGCCTGGTGTGCAGCGTGTCAGCCCTGATGCACGGCGGGGCGCTGCGTGagtggggagctgcaggggtgggacccaggggtgggcaggggtgGAGCCCTGCCGGGGCAGGATATGCCCGTGCCCATGGCATGGTGGGCAGGAGAGCAGTGGCAGGGCGTGGGCAGGTGTGGGCAGGTGCAGACAAGGCAGCCCTGGCCCCATGCTGGTCCTGCTCCCGCAGCCTGCCAGTGCGACCCACAGGGCTCCCGCAGCAGCGAGTGCCAGGTGCAAGGCGGGCAGTGTGAGTGCAAGCCCCACGTCACTGGCCGACGCTGCGACCACTGCGCCCCGGGCAGCTTCGGCTTTGGGCCCCTGGGATGCAGCCGTGAGTACTGGGATCTTTGTCTGCCAGGAATTGTGGTTtttcctgtctgtctgtccagccatCAGTGCTCTCTTCACTGCTCTGTTCACTTGTCTGTCTGTTCATCTGTCTGTGCATGTGTCCATCTGAGccttgctgtcctgcagcccatgggTTCAGTCACAGTtatccatccgtccatccatccatccatccatccatccatccatccatccatccatccacatGAGTCCCATGTGGATGTGAGCATTGTGCTGTCCTGCACTCTCTCATCTGTCTGTCCACCCACGCTCTTGTGGACTTATGTGTCCACATGAGCCCTTCTGTACCACAGCCCATGGAGTGAGCTTGTTCTGGGTGCTGGTCCCctccctgtctgtctgtctgtctgtccatccctgtgtccctgcaccCATGTGCCTGACCCCAGTTGTGCCGCCCCGCAGCCTGCGGCTGCTCCCCCGAGGGCTCGGTGTCCCAGCTGTGCGACAAGGTGAGCGGGCAGTGCCGGTGCCAGCCCGGCACCGTGGGCCGGCAGTGTGACCAGTGCCAGCCCGGCCACTGGGGCTTCCCTGCCTGCCGGCCCTGCCAGTGCAACGGGCACGCCGAGGAGTGCGACCCCCGCACGGGCACCTGCCTGCGCTGCCGTGACCACACGAGCGGGCGGCACTGCGAGAGGTGAGCCCGCTCCCAGAGGcaatggcatggcatggcatggcgtGGAATGGGGCTGGTGCAGTGGAGTGGGACAGGATGAGATGTGATGGTATGGGATATGATGGAATGGTGAGGTGGGTTGGGATGGGCTGGTGTAGATATGATGGGGTAGAATAGGATGGGATGGCATggtgtgggatgggatgggatggatgagATTGagatggaatgggatggatACAATTGGTTAGGACAGGGTGAGATATGATGGTATGGGATAcgatggaatgggatgggatggtgGGATGGTATATGATGGATCGGAGAGACCCACTGGGTCCCCCCTCGTCCTTTCAGGTGCCAGGACGGTTACTATGGGAACCCTGTGCTGGGCTCGGGACAGCAGTGCcggccctgcccctgccccggcTACCCTGGCACTCGGCATTACCACGGCAGCGCCTGCCACGCGGACGATGAGACACACCACATCGTCTGCCTCTGCGCCCCCGGATACGCGGGTGAGGGGCAgagcgggctcagggcagcagggaccCCCGGCACTGGGGCTGCGGGAccccagcacccacagcccccCTCTCCGCAGGGCCCCGCTGTGACCGCTGCTCCCCTGGCTACTTCGGGGCTCCGGAGATGGAGGGGGGGGAGTGCCGGCCCTGCCAGTGCAACAACAACATCGACACCAGCGACCCAGAGGGCTGCGACCCCCGCACGGGACAGTGCCTGCGCTGCCTGTACCACACCGCTGGGCCACGCTGTGCCCAGTGTCAGCCGGGCTACTACGGCAGTGCCCTGCAGCGCAGCTGCCGGCGTGAGCGGGGCGGGGGTccgcggggctggggctgcacggGGGCTTGGGATGGGGGTGATGCAAGGGCTCAAGGCAGGGATGAGGTGTGGGGCTGTGGTTGGGTGTGGGGTGATTTGGGTTGGGTAAGGGAGAATTTTGGGGTGCTGCGAGGCTAAGGTTCAGGGCCAGGAGAGGTTTGGGGCTGTTAGAAGGGGCATGGGACTGTGGCTGGgttggggctgggcaggggacagggatcgGGGTTGGTGGGGGTGTTTGGATCAggggtgttggggctgggcaggggttTGAGGCCAGGCAGACCGGGGGCACTGGGGTCAGGCAGAtttggggtgctgctgcagcagcacactgcCCAGGCAGCAGGTACGGGCTGAGCCCCACTGTCCACCCACcctcctgcaggctgtggcTGTGACCCACGGGGTACTCTGGCCTCCCACTGCACCGATGGCACCTGCGATTGTGACCGTGGCACAGGAGCCTGTGCCTGCCGGCCCAACGTCGTGGGCAAGAGCTGTGATCGCTGCGCACCCCACTTCTGGAACCTGGGGGGGCCAAGGGGCTGCGAGCCTTGTGACTGCCACCCCACGCACGCCCTGCACCCTGCCTGTGACACAGTGAGTCCCCTGGCACCCTGGTATGGCTCCGCTGCCCTCCTGGGGCCCAGCGAGCTGCACAGTGAGCATGGCACTGTCGCTGCAGGTGacagggcagtgccagtgccGGCCTGGCTTCGGGGGCCGTGTCTGttcccagtgccaggagcaCCACTGGGGAGACCCCGAGCAGGAGTGCCGAGGTGGGAGCACATCCCAGGGACTGGGGGAGCAGGGACTCTGGGAACGGGGGATACAGGGGGACTCTGGGTGTCTGGTGAGACTCTTGGGACATGGTGGGAGACTCTGAACATGGGACACAAAGGAGACAGTGGGACACTGGGGGCACAAGGGACTCGGGAGATCTTGGGAACATGGTGGGATGCTGTGGGCATGGTGGACCTTGGGGAAACGGTGGGATGCTGGGGATGTGGTGGAACACTGAGAACATGGTATGTCTCTGGGGACATGCAGGACTCTGGGGACCCAGCACTTGGTGGAAGTGTGGGGACAATAGAAGGTGCTGGGGATAAATTGGATTCTGGAGACACAGGGGAATATGGTGGGATGCTGGGACATGGTGGCAGTCTGGGAAGGCTGGGACACACCGCCAACTGTCTCTGCAGCCTGTGAGTGTGAGCTGCTGGGTGCCGAGAGCCCGCAGTGCCAGCAGGACAACGGGCAGTGCCGCTGCCGGCTGGGATTCGGGGGGCTGCGCTGCGACCGCTGCCAGCGGGGCTACCAGGAGCCCTTCCCCCACTGCTCGCCCTGCCACCCTTGCTTTGGGCGCTGGGACCTGGCCGTGGGCAGCCTGCGGGAAGGGCTGCAGCGCCTTGGGGCACAGGTGCAGGCACTGAGGGAGGGGGGCTCTGCACTCCCACTCAGCCCCCGTCGCCTGcgggagctggaggaggctcTGGGGCACGTGGaacagctgctgggagagggggACAGCCCTCGTGATCCCCTCCTCGATGGACTGCCCAGGCAGCTGGATGGCACCAGGCAAGTGTGCAtgtggggctggggtggagGGACCCCCGTCTTGTCCCCCACCAAATTTTGAAGCCATCCTCCGTACCCAAAGGATGGAGCTGGACAACTTCTGGAAGCACCTTCAACAGTTGGAGCAACATCTAGACCGGCTGGTGCAGGCGGATGCGCAGCACCATGACCGGCTAGCTGAGCTGAGCCGCGAGCTGGGAGGTCTCAACAGAACCACCTCTCACCTGCAGATCCTCCTCGGCACCGTGGCGGCAGCCGGATTCAGTGGTAAGAGCCACCAGCAAAGTTTGGGCTCGGTGGCAGCCATCCTGGCCAAAGCCTGACGCCTGCACCCGCAGAGTCCTACCGCAGCATCCTGGCATCGACGGAGGCCTCGCGGCAGGCGGAGGTGGTGGCCAATGGCACAGCTGGCGAGCTCAGCAGGGCGCAGATGACGCAGCGGGCGGCCGAGCGGGCGCTGCAGCAGCGGGGCGACACTTTCCGCCGTGGCACGGCTGCAGCCCGGAAATCCTTGCGGGAGACACAGAAACGGGTGATGGGACTCAACATTGCCAGGATCAATGAGAAGGTGAGAGAGTGGAGCGGGCAGAAGTGGCGTGGGCATCACCCGCCATGTAGTGTTGAGCTGCCATTTCCGCCTTTGGCATCATCACAGATTTGTGGGGCACCCGGAGACCGGAGCTGCAAGCACGCGTCTTGTGGAGGAGCCTTGTGCCGAGACAGCGCGGGGACAAGGCACTGCGGTGGCACTGGGTGTGCAGGGGCACTGCCTGTCTCAGCTCGAGCCCTCAGCAGTGCTCATAATGCCTCACAGCAGCTGGAGGTGGCATTAGGGCAGCTGGGTGTTGTGGCACAGAAGGTAGGGGTGGTTGCTCCATGGCACTTTCTTGGGGTCCCCTTGTGTCCCGTTTGCATGTCCTGTTTGTGCCCTTTCCATGCCACTTTACATGACCCTCTTCTATGtcctgttttttccctttccatgcCCCCAAGCATGTTAGCTCTCTGTGTGTCTCCCATGGCCATTCAGAGATGCCCTTTGTGCCCCCTTGGGCCACTGCTGTACCCTCTGTCCCCTTGCACCCCCCTTGCATGTTCCTTTGCAGGCTCACATCTGCTCTCTCACTCCCTGCTCACCCCAAATGCCTCCTCCCggggctgccctgtgcccctgctcAGCCGGGTGTCCCTCAGATGCAGgaggtgcaggagctggcacggGGGGCAcgcagcagggcagaggaggCGCTGGGGCGCTCTCAGGCCGCCCGCAGCCGTGCAGAGAAGGCGACGGCCCAGCTGCGGGACTTCATCCGCCGAATCAAGGCCTTCCTGGCAGGTAGTGACAGCCCTGGGTGGGCACACGGGCATGGCAGGACTCAGCGAGCCCACCCTGAGCCCGCCCTGCTCCCCTGTCCCCGCAGAGGAGGGAGCTGACCCAGGCAGCATCGAGCTGGTGGCCCGGCAGGTGCTGAacatctccctgcccagcagccctggacagatccaggagctgctgctggagatgcGGGACAGCATCAGCCAGCTGGAGGGGGTGGACGCAGTTCTCAACAGCACAGCGGAGGGGCTGGCTGTGGCACGGGatctgctggcacagggacaggaggccaGGCAAGTGGTGGGGGCatgctggggcaggcaggggacagggccagTCCCGCTgcagtggcaggggctggagctgcctgtgctgctgcagggagcgAGCAGAAGGCATAAGGGACGAACTGGCGGGGAcacagcaggcactggaggtgGCGCGGACACAGG of the Passer domesticus isolate bPasDom1 chromosome 9, bPasDom1.hap1, whole genome shotgun sequence genome contains:
- the LOC135308084 gene encoding laminin subunit beta-2-like isoform X2, with the protein product MTLIPRVVPGKHHHASVGGWILDCTVVLEAGEDRHKLPCTPCHTLRPIAVPSPCSTRQIPWLPMDLLVLAFLLVGGLVAGDWQEPDLSHGCARGSCYPATGNLLVGRATRLSATSTCGLDGPQEYCIVSHLQDSEKCFTCDSRDPSLPESHRIENVIYLSSPHDKRTWWQSENGVEHVSIRLDLEGEFHFTHLIMKFKTFRPAAMLVERSADFGRTWKVYRYFAYNCSKLFPGIPSHALGLVDEVLCDQRYSEIEPSSHGEVIFKVLDPSIPVADPYSPAIQDLLRVTNLRVNLTKLHTLGDNLLDSRREVLHKYYYAVDELVLRGSCFCHGHAAHCAPAPGAPTPSVPGMIHGRCVCEHHTQGLNCERCEDFYHDLPWRPAEGSSTNACRRCDCNEHSRRCHFDMAVFLATGNTSGAVCDDCQHNTMGRRCHLCKPFYYRHPRSDIRSPTACAPCDCDPAGSLDGGACDGHTDVALGMIAGQCRCKENVAGPRCDRCRHGAYGLSHDDPQGCQPCRCDPRGTVAGSSPCDPISGDCYCKRFVAGRSCSQCVPEFWGLSYDLGGCRPCACDFGGAYNNRCSMEDGACPCRPHIMGRQCDQVQPGFFCAPLDYYTYEAEQATGHGHSHPQLPLDVEEVVRDSAGRMVTWTGLGFARVRDGAGLTFRVDNVPYAMDYELLLRYEPESAEDWEAVVSVSSRVLPTSSRCGNLLPSEQMYRQSLPHSQRYVLLSRPFCFEPSTPYEVTMRLQRAGVTQRHPGAFILIDSLVLLPRVSELPGFHGAEAAARQEELERYQCLEVFRMAPPHPLAEACARLVCSVSALMHGGALPCQCDPQGSRSSECQVQGGQCECKPHVTGRRCDHCAPGSFGFGPLGCSPCGCSPEGSVSQLCDKVSGQCRCQPGTVGRQCDQCQPGHWGFPACRPCQCNGHAEECDPRTGTCLRCRDHTSGRHCERCQDGYYGNPVLGSGQQCRPCPCPGYPGTRHYHGSACHADDETHHIVCLCAPGYAGPRCDRCSPGYFGAPEMEGGECRPCQCNNNIDTSDPEGCDPRTGQCLRCLYHTAGPRCAQCQPGYYGSALQRSCRRCGCDPRGTLASHCTDGTCDCDRGTGACACRPNVVGKSCDRCAPHFWNLGGPRGCEPCDCHPTHALHPACDTVTGQCQCRPGFGGRVCSQCQEHHWGDPEQECRACECELLGAESPQCQQDNGQCRCRLGFGGLRCDRCQRGYQEPFPHCSPCHPCFGRWDLAVGSLREGLQRLGAQVQALREGGSALPLSPRRLRELEEALGHVEQLLGEGDSPRDPLLDGLPRQLDGTRMELDNFWKHLQQLEQHLDRLVQADAQHHDRLAELSRELGGLNRTTSHLQILLGTVAAAGFSESYRSILASTEASRQAEVVANGTAGELSRAQMTQRAAERALQQRGDTFRRGTAAARKSLRETQKRVMGLNIARINEKICGAPGDRSCKHASCGGALCRDSAGTRHCGGTGCAGALPVSARALSSAHNASQQLEVALGQLGVVAQKMQEVQELARGARSRAEEALGRSQAARSRAEKATAQLRDFIRRIKAFLAEEGADPGSIELVARQVLNISLPSSPGQIQELLLEMRDSISQLEGVDAVLNSTAEGLAVARDLLAQGQEARQRAEGIRDELAGTQQALEVARTQAMTAGSTLQRARDAIQVAENRAKEAERRLQVLDRKESQAQRRLRELARRIATLQEQGQGARHTAQQAREGAQRATTTSGTLSQDLAQVTQRYVVLKNKVGMLDRVSGGTLQRVSQLMAEVQDLLDKASNSKRKLEDLEQRFGANERTMAAKVTRLQALEQQVTGLLQEIRERANAYATC